In the genome of Nonomuraea sp. NBC_00507, the window GCCCCGGCGGTAGGCTGCGCCCCACTTGCCCACACACTTGATGATGTAATGACGTGCCTCTTGAAGGCGCAGCCGTTGATCTGGCTCGCCCGCAGGTAGACGAGGTCGGCCGGTCACTGCGACGGCGAGGGAGAATGTGACCGATGGACGACAAAGATGTGGTGACCGGCGTCTTCGAGGAGCACCGTGATCATTTGCGGGCGGTGGCGTACCGGATGCTCGGCTCGCTGAGCGAGGCCGATGACGCGGTGCAGGAGACCTGGCTCCGGCTCAGCCGCACCGACACCAGCGACGTGGAGAACATGGGCGGCTGGCTCACCACGGTCGTGGGCCGCGTCTGCCTCAACATGCTGCGCTCCCGCCGCACGCGCGGTGAGGAGCCCTTGGAGACGCGTATGCCGGATCCGGTGGTGAGCACCGTCGACGGCGTCGACCCCGAGCACGAGGCGCTCCTGTCCGACTCGGTGGGCCTGGCGCTGCTCGTGGTGCTCCAGACGCTCGATCCGGCGGAGCGGTTGGCGTTCGTGCTGCACGACATGTTCGCCGTGCCCTTCGACGAGATCGCCCCCATCGTGGACCGCACCCCGGCCGCGACCCGTCAGCTCGCCAGCCGCGCCCGGCGCCGGGTACGCGGCGCGGCCGCGG includes:
- a CDS encoding sigma-70 family RNA polymerase sigma factor; this translates as MDDKDVVTGVFEEHRDHLRAVAYRMLGSLSEADDAVQETWLRLSRTDTSDVENMGGWLTTVVGRVCLNMLRSRRTRGEEPLETRMPDPVVSTVDGVDPEHEALLSDSVGLALLVVLQTLDPAERLAFVLHDMFAVPFDEIAPIVDRTPAATRQLASRARRRVRGAAAEPDPDLSRQRKVVDAFMTAARAGDFDALVAVLDPDIVLRVDQGALPSGRWLELHGALAVAKQALMFQRMAQIAQPILVNGVPGLLNTAGGKVVSVGAFTVAGGKVVAFDILADVDRLSTLDLTAVERA